A genomic stretch from Theobroma cacao cultivar B97-61/B2 chromosome 4, Criollo_cocoa_genome_V2, whole genome shotgun sequence includes:
- the LOC108661548 gene encoding uncharacterized protein LOC108661548 yields the protein MAEDNINNGNNDINLVLEANRALRDYVVPLLQGFHQSIRRPSINMNNFEIKPAYIQMILSSIQFGGLPNDDPNAHLVNFLKICDTFKYNGVTDDAIRLRLFPFSLRDKAKSWLNSLPNGFITTWEELAQKFLAKFFLLAKIAKLRNDITSFTQFDGESLYEAWERFKELLRRCPHHGLPDWLQVQTFYNGLIGSIKTIIDAIVGGALMKRSGSRKVVGAYEIDAIGNLAALVVALSKKIDTLGVHVVQNSCVVGAMCGDGHSSDQCSYNSASVQFMGNFNKQQNNPYSNTYNPGWKNHPNFSWNNNTGPSNSNPNVPHGFQQQSRPPIPEKKSQVKELILQYMSKIDAIIQSYGASLRNLEIQMGQLANSINSKPQGALPSDTQVNPNGKEQCNAVTLRSGKEVGGVNEKSTESSKERRNDDKAIVEKEVEEEKTDNGQAKNQGNSEANYPPPPFPQRLKKQKLDKQFEKFLNVFKKLHINIPFAEALENMPSYVKFLKDILTKKRKLEDFETVALTEECSSIIQNKLPPKLKDPGSFSIPCTIGRFKFTKALCDLGADVSIMPLSIAKKIGLNEIQPTTVSLQLADRTIRYPVGIIEDVLVKVGHLYIPVDFIVLEMEEDQEIPLILGQPFLATRRVDLIDEGKDEPNSPPISEQTPIFEFKPPPPLVRVEQSPTEHPPPPSNCPFEIGQQVMLLSRSYLKLFPWKRKERWWGLFKVVKAYPCGIIKIYSEDTGTTMVNGMSLRPYSEDEELKRGAL from the exons ATGGCCGAGGATAACATTAACAATGGCAACAATGACATCAATCTGGTTCTCGAAGCAAATAGAGCACTGCGAGATTATGTTGTTCCTCTTTTGCAAGGTTTCCACCAAAGCATTAGGAGACCTTCCATCAATatgaataattttgaaattaaaccaGCCTACATTCAGATGATTCTGTCTTCGATCCAATTTGGTGGGTTACCCAATGATGATCCTAATGCTCATTTGGTAAATTTCTTGAAGATTTGCGATACCTTTAAATACAATGGAGTAACTGATGATGCTATTAGATTGAGACTGTTTCCATTTTCTCTGAGGGATAAAGCAAAGAGCTGGCTTAATTCACTGCCTAATGGGTTTATCACTACATGGGAGGAATTGGCTCAAAAGTTTCTCGCAAAGTTCTTTCTGCTTGCAAAGATTGCAAAGTTGAGGAACGACATCACCTCATTCACACAATTTGATGGTGAGTCCTTGTATGAAGCTTGGGAGAGGTTTAAAGAACTACTGCGAAGATGTCCACATCATGGGCTTCCTGATTGGCTGCAAGTTCAAACATTCTACAATGGGCTGATTGGGTCAATTAAAACCATAATTGATGCTATTGTTGGTGGGGCATTGATGA AAAGGTCGGGTTCAAGAAAAGTTGTTGGAGCCTATGAAATTGATGCAATTGGTAACTTAGCTGCGCTAGTGGTTGCATTGTCCAAGAAAATTGACACATTGGGAGTCCATGTAGTTCAAAATTCATGTGTAGTTGGTGCGATGTGTGGAGATGGCCATTCAAGTGATCAATGTTCATACAATTCTGCATCAGTCCAATTTATGGGGAACTTTAACAAGCAGCAGAATAACCCATACTCTAATACTTACAATCCTGGTTGGAAAAACCACCCCAACTTTTCATGGAACAATAATACAGGGCCTTCCAATTCAAACCCCAACGTGCCTCATGGTTTTCAACAACAATCTAGACCACCAATTCCTGAAAAGAAGTCCCAAGTGAAAGAACTTATCTTGCAATATATGTCCAAGATTGATGCCATAATTCAGAGCTATGGAGCCTCCTTGAGAAATCTTGAGATCCAAATGGGACAGCTTGCAAACTCCATCAACAGTAAACCCCAAGGTGCCTTACCAAGTGATACACAAGTCAATCCCAATGGTAAGGAACAATGTAATGCAGTTACACTTAGGAGTGGAAAAGAAGTCGGAGGGGTGAATGAAAAATCAACTGAATCTTCAAAGGAGCGTAGAAATGATGACAAGGCAATTGTTGAGAAAGAAGTTGAAGAGGAAAAGACAGATAATGGGcaagctaaaaatcaagggaATTCTGAAGCAAATTATCCTCCACCACCATTCCCACAAAggttgaaaaaacaaaagcttgataaacagtttgagaaatttctcaatGTCTTCAAGAAACTCCACATAAACATTCCTTTTGCTGAAGCTTTGGAAAACATGCCAAGTTATGTCAAATTCCTAAAAGACATCTTAACTAAGAAGAGGAAACTGGAAGATTTTGAAACAGTGGCACTTACTGAGGAGTGCAGCTCAATAATTCAgaacaagcttccaccaaaacTTAAAGATCCAGGGAGTTTTTCTATACCTTGTACTATTGgtagatttaaatttactaaagCTTTATGTGATTTGGGTGCAGATGTTTCAATCATGCCTTTGTCAATTGCTAAGAAAATTGGACTTAATGAGATACAACCTACCACAGTTTCTTTGCAATTAGCAGATAGAACAATCAGGTATCCTGTTGGGATTATTGAGGATGTATTGGTTAAAGTTGGGCATCTTTACATTCCGGTGGACTTCATTGTgcttgagatggaagaagatcAAGAAATTCCTTTAATCTTGGGACAACCATTCTTGGCTACCCGCAG AGTGGACCtaattgatgaaggaaaagatGAACCTAATTCTCCACCTATAAGTGAGCAAACACCAATCTTTGAGTTTAAGCCACCACCTCCACTTGTGAGAGTTGAGCAATCACCAACGGAGCATCCTCCACCACCATCTAATTGTCCTTTCGAGATTGGACAACAAGTAATGCTGCTTTCTAGATCATATTTGAAGCTTTTTCCATGGAAACGCAAAGAAAGATGGTGGGGTCTTTTCAAAGTAGTAAAAGCTTATCCTTGTGGAATAATTAAGATTTATAGTGAGGACACAGGAACAACCATGGTTAATGGGATGAGCCTTAGACCATATTCTGAGGATGAAGAATTGAAAAGGGGGGCATTatag